One part of the Tenacibaculum sp. 190130A14a genome encodes these proteins:
- a CDS encoding response regulator transcription factor, with protein MDNVNILIIEDTPQESDRLVKVLADNNYTVSGIARNFKDALGLFYKVKVDIVIIDIFLDGVPDGITFAETINTVPEASKPFVFLTSSTDRKIFERAKLTQPFSFLMKPFNELEVLYAIEMAVEKFYEQEDVFITEEEDTVISNDYLFIKKGKSLKKVLLSDIIYIEVEEKYCNIITSSEKFVILISLKKILQLLDNTKFSRTHRNFIVNIEKITEIVPTDNLIVLQENHTVTLSERYKDIIKRFRTLK; from the coding sequence ATGGATAATGTAAATATTTTAATAATTGAGGATACCCCTCAAGAAAGCGATCGATTAGTTAAAGTACTAGCAGACAATAACTATACGGTATCTGGGATTGCCCGTAATTTTAAAGATGCTTTGGGGTTATTTTACAAGGTAAAAGTAGATATTGTAATTATTGATATCTTCCTAGATGGAGTACCTGATGGAATTACTTTTGCAGAAACCATTAATACGGTACCAGAAGCTTCGAAACCATTTGTGTTTTTAACCAGTAGTACCGACCGTAAAATATTTGAACGCGCCAAACTTACCCAACCTTTTAGTTTTTTAATGAAGCCTTTTAATGAATTAGAGGTTTTATATGCCATAGAAATGGCTGTGGAGAAGTTTTACGAGCAAGAGGATGTATTTATTACGGAAGAAGAGGATACTGTTATTAGCAATGATTACTTGTTTATTAAAAAAGGGAAATCCTTAAAAAAAGTACTGCTTTCTGACATTATTTATATTGAGGTAGAAGAAAAGTATTGCAATATTATTACCTCTAGTGAGAAGTTTGTTATTTTGATTTCTTTGAAAAAGATTTTACAATTATTAGACAATACCAAATTCTCTAGAACTCACAGAAACTTCATTGTAAACATTGAAAAGATTACCGAGATTGTTCCTACCGACAATTTAATTGTACTACAAGAAAACCATACGGTAACGCTTAGCGAACGTTATAAGGATATCATTAAACGATTCCGTACACTAAAGTAA
- a CDS encoding HAMP domain-containing sensor histidine kinase yields MSISDYTKAIEYLIPLSKLPEEKVLYFDKNSIYNNLALCHFLLDEYNKADFYFKKLDNNIKDTLKLIDNSNNIANLYYSKSKDIKAYNYFKKAYKLSKKLNNIQFNQKKDLFDIKRKTAKNMAVFEENRKNFQDALKYRKEMEIWVDSIYNKARIYELGQKEKEFAVQQKQNEVDILQVQNELKETQRKIFLYSAIGLLILLGIAVYFYREKVKSNKIIASQKETLDELNTTKDKLFSIVSHDLRSSVNALKSSNKVLIDNLESKNLTALENLLQKNSSIVNGAYGLLDNLLNWALLQTEQQYFYIDKHRLFIIAEHVSYNYQPLLLEKELSFENTVSKKEVIYADQESLKIVLRNLLDNAIKFSKPNGSIKIYSRNSSEDYCDLVIEDTGLGMSEETRLKLLEDSVLLNKKEHEDVIGTGLGLQLCKSMIKKNHGKFDIESELGKGTKMIVSLPKTPLNG; encoded by the coding sequence ATGTCAATATCTGATTATACCAAAGCTATAGAATACTTGATTCCCCTTTCCAAATTACCAGAAGAAAAAGTACTTTACTTTGATAAAAACTCTATTTATAACAATCTTGCTCTGTGTCATTTTTTATTAGATGAATATAACAAAGCTGATTTTTACTTTAAAAAACTTGATAATAACATAAAAGACACATTAAAACTCATTGATAATTCTAATAATATTGCCAATTTATATTATTCAAAATCAAAAGATATCAAAGCTTATAATTATTTCAAGAAAGCTTATAAATTATCAAAGAAATTGAACAACATTCAATTTAATCAAAAAAAAGACTTATTTGATATTAAAAGAAAAACTGCTAAAAATATGGCTGTTTTTGAAGAAAATCGCAAAAATTTTCAAGATGCTTTAAAATATAGAAAAGAAATGGAAATTTGGGTAGACTCAATATATAATAAAGCAAGAATTTATGAATTGGGTCAAAAAGAAAAAGAATTTGCTGTACAGCAAAAACAAAATGAGGTTGATATTTTACAGGTACAAAATGAATTGAAAGAAACCCAACGTAAGATCTTCTTATATTCTGCTATCGGTTTATTAATCCTATTAGGCATTGCTGTTTATTTTTATAGAGAAAAGGTTAAATCAAATAAAATTATTGCTTCTCAAAAAGAGACTTTAGATGAACTCAACACAACCAAAGACAAACTTTTTTCTATTGTAAGTCATGATTTACGTTCTTCCGTAAATGCTTTAAAATCGAGTAACAAAGTACTTATTGATAATTTAGAATCTAAAAACCTAACTGCCCTAGAGAACTTATTACAAAAGAACAGTAGTATTGTAAATGGTGCCTATGGGTTATTAGACAATCTTCTAAATTGGGCTTTACTACAAACCGAACAACAGTATTTTTATATAGACAAACATCGTTTGTTTATTATAGCAGAACACGTTTCATACAATTACCAACCTTTACTACTAGAAAAAGAATTGTCTTTTGAAAATACCGTTTCTAAAAAAGAAGTCATATACGCCGATCAAGAATCTCTTAAAATTGTATTGAGAAATTTGTTAGACAACGCCATTAAATTCTCTAAACCCAACGGAAGTATTAAAATATATTCTAGAAATTCTTCTGAAGATTATTGCGATTTGGTTATTGAAGATACCGGATTAGGAATGAGCGAAGAAACCCGTTTAAAATTATTAGAAGACTCTGTTCTTTTAAATAAAAAAGAGCATGAAGATGTGATTGGAACCGGTTTAGGGTTGCAATTATGTAAATCGATGATAAAAAAGAATCACGGAAAATTTGATATTGAAAGTGAATTAGGAAAAGGTACTAAAATGATTGTATCTTTACCTAAAACACCTCTTAATGGATAA
- a CDS encoding Bax inhibitor-1/YccA family protein, with translation MGVFGLRTSNPAFNRYFWKKSRYYSKTNMSIGGILLKSLCMLSLVALTASYTWHLFFSGVNTKWYTAIGGFVAIACSLFISFKHSAAKYVLPVYALAKGFFLGGISAIAHQHFPNLPFQAIGVTIITFFVMLSLYKWRIIKVTKEFRAIIITATVSIFMFYFIGWILWFLKIDVPYLWGTSWFAIGFNVIAAFVASFSLLLDFYYIDKQVGRCPKEREWLATWGLLITLIWLYVEVLRLLKKLAIRF, from the coding sequence ATGGGCGTTTTTGGTTTACGAACATCTAATCCGGCTTTTAATCGATACTTCTGGAAAAAATCAAGGTACTACTCAAAAACCAACATGTCTATTGGAGGTATTTTACTAAAATCTCTTTGTATGCTCAGCTTGGTTGCTTTAACTGCAAGTTATACTTGGCATTTATTTTTTAGTGGTGTGAATACCAAATGGTATACGGCTATTGGTGGATTTGTTGCCATTGCTTGTAGTTTATTTATCTCCTTTAAACATAGTGCTGCTAAATATGTATTACCTGTATATGCTTTGGCTAAAGGCTTTTTCTTAGGGGGCATTAGTGCTATAGCTCATCAACATTTTCCAAACCTACCCTTTCAAGCTATTGGAGTAACCATCATTACTTTTTTTGTAATGCTTAGCTTATATAAATGGCGAATAATTAAGGTTACCAAAGAATTTAGAGCCATTATTATTACGGCAACTGTAAGTATTTTTATGTTCTATTTTATTGGGTGGATTTTATGGTTCTTAAAAATTGACGTTCCTTATTTATGGGGAACTTCGTGGTTTGCCATAGGTTTTAACGTTATTGCAGCTTTCGTGGCTTCGTTTAGCTTACTCTTAGACTTTTATTATATTGACAAACAAGTAGGTCGATGTCCTAAAGAACGTGAATGGCTGGCTACTTGGGGATTATTGATCACCTTAATTTGGTTGTATGTAGAAGTGTTGCGTTTGTTGAAAAAATTAGCTATCCGATTTTAA
- the ruvC gene encoding crossover junction endodeoxyribonuclease RuvC, translated as MKTEKIILGIDPGTSIMGFGIIKIIGKKMEFVQMNELLLKKYDDHYLKLKIIFERTIELIDTYNPDEIALEAPFYGKNVQSMLKLGRAQGVAMAAGLSRQIPVTEYAPKKIKMAITGKGTSSKEQVALMLKSLLNLKELPKNLDATDGLAAAVCHYYNSGTKIGGKNYTGWAAFVKQNPKKIG; from the coding sequence TTGAAGACAGAAAAAATCATATTAGGTATTGACCCAGGAACCTCTATTATGGGGTTTGGAATTATTAAGATCATCGGAAAGAAGATGGAATTTGTTCAAATGAATGAGCTACTTCTAAAAAAGTACGATGACCATTATTTAAAGTTAAAAATCATTTTTGAAAGAACCATTGAATTGATTGATACATACAATCCAGATGAAATTGCTTTAGAAGCGCCGTTTTATGGAAAAAATGTACAATCGATGTTGAAGTTAGGTCGTGCACAGGGAGTGGCGATGGCAGCCGGATTATCCAGACAAATTCCAGTAACCGAATATGCGCCTAAGAAAATAAAAATGGCGATTACAGGAAAAGGAACTTCTAGTAAAGAGCAAGTAGCTTTAATGCTAAAATCTTTATTGAACCTGAAAGAACTTCCGAAGAATTTAGATGCTACAGATGGTTTAGCAGCTGCGGTTTGTCATTATTATAACTCAGGAACCAAAATAGGAGGGAAGAACTATACTGGTTGGGCAGCCTTTGTAAAACAGAATCCTAAAAAGATAGGGTAA
- a CDS encoding DUF3667 domain-containing protein — translation MEAICKNCESKIEGNYCNHCGQRTAIDKVSFKETFQDLANAFFSVDAPFYLTFKELFLNPGKLFRAFLEGKRKTYYKPVSFFVLTMIVYLLTRSLINYDPMTTAGVKVDGHILAKAGKYMVKNINNIMFVFVFSLGVFLKAFFYKKYSLAEYTAIAFYLIGVYTIFGTITMFYLKYKGPNYKVVPMILFLMYLIYALISFFQKNKIVVLIKTIFVFLLSFSTYTLLGFFMSLLIVWLRN, via the coding sequence ATGGAAGCTATTTGTAAAAATTGCGAATCGAAAATAGAAGGGAACTACTGCAATCATTGTGGACAGAGAACTGCTATAGATAAAGTTTCTTTCAAAGAAACGTTCCAAGACTTAGCAAATGCTTTCTTCTCTGTAGATGCACCGTTTTACTTAACATTTAAAGAACTCTTTTTAAATCCAGGAAAACTCTTTAGGGCATTTTTAGAAGGTAAACGAAAAACCTATTACAAACCAGTATCTTTTTTTGTACTTACCATGATTGTGTATTTGCTAACAAGATCGCTTATAAATTATGATCCCATGACTACGGCAGGTGTTAAAGTAGATGGACATATTTTAGCCAAAGCTGGTAAATACATGGTAAAGAATATCAACAATATCATGTTTGTTTTTGTGTTCTCTCTAGGGGTGTTTTTAAAAGCTTTTTTCTATAAAAAATATAGTTTAGCAGAGTATACTGCGATAGCGTTTTATCTAATTGGTGTATATACCATATTCGGAACCATAACGATGTTTTATTTAAAGTATAAAGGACCTAATTACAAAGTAGTTCCAATGATACTTTTTTTGATGTACTTGATATATGCTTTGATTTCTTTTTTTCAGAAAAATAAAATTGTTGTGTTAATCAAAACTATATTTGTGTTTTTATTATCATTTAGTACCTATACCTTACTAGGGTTTTTTATGTCCTTATTGATCGTTTGGCTTAGAAATTAA
- the hemW gene encoding radical SAM family heme chaperone HemW, protein MAGIYIHIPFCKQACYYCDFHFSTSLKKYDEMLSAIKFELILRKDELKDEVVETIYFGGGTPSLLAAEDVEFLLNIIKINYTVLEDPEITLEANPDDLSKEQLIKLSKTPINRLSIGIQSFFEEDLKLMNRAHNAEEAKNCLLVATQYFDNITIDLIYGVPNMTNKRWKENLQIAFDFGIHHISSYALTVEPKTALESFINNGKIPSPDETVAKEHFDILVEETAKNGFVHYEISNFGKPNYFSKHNTSYWLNKKYVGIGPSAHSFNKTHRSWNVANNAKYIKVLKEGTLPLEVEELTKEDRFNEYLMTGLRTIWGVSLNQVAEEFGAEFKETLLKNANRFIQEGLLTVTSSDFDENQKCIEKLKTTPKGKFLADGLASELFII, encoded by the coding sequence ATGGCAGGAATTTATATACACATACCTTTTTGCAAGCAAGCTTGCTATTATTGCGATTTTCATTTTTCAACATCATTGAAGAAGTATGATGAGATGCTTTCTGCAATAAAATTCGAGTTAATTTTAAGGAAAGATGAATTGAAGGATGAAGTTGTTGAAACGATCTATTTTGGAGGAGGAACTCCGAGCTTATTGGCTGCTGAAGATGTAGAGTTTTTACTAAACATCATAAAAATAAATTACACAGTTTTAGAAGACCCGGAAATTACGCTTGAAGCAAATCCAGATGATTTATCTAAAGAACAACTCATTAAACTATCTAAAACTCCTATAAATAGATTAAGCATCGGAATTCAATCTTTTTTTGAAGAAGATTTAAAATTAATGAATCGTGCGCACAATGCAGAAGAAGCAAAGAACTGTTTATTAGTAGCAACTCAATACTTCGACAATATAACGATTGATTTGATATACGGAGTTCCGAATATGACTAACAAGCGATGGAAGGAAAACTTACAAATAGCTTTTGATTTTGGGATTCATCATATTTCGAGTTATGCGTTAACGGTAGAACCTAAAACAGCTTTAGAATCTTTTATAAATAATGGAAAAATACCTTCGCCAGATGAAACTGTAGCCAAAGAACATTTTGATATTCTGGTGGAAGAAACAGCAAAAAACGGATTTGTACATTATGAGATTTCTAATTTTGGAAAGCCTAATTACTTTTCAAAACACAATACCTCTTATTGGTTGAATAAAAAATACGTAGGAATAGGTCCTTCTGCACATTCCTTTAACAAAACACATAGAAGTTGGAACGTAGCTAATAATGCTAAGTATATAAAAGTCTTAAAAGAAGGAACACTTCCTTTAGAAGTAGAAGAATTAACCAAAGAAGATCGGTTTAACGAATATTTAATGACGGGTTTACGAACCATATGGGGAGTGTCCTTAAATCAAGTTGCTGAAGAGTTTGGTGCCGAATTCAAAGAAACCTTACTTAAAAATGCCAATCGATTTATTCAAGAAGGATT